CGCCCGCGCACCATTTCAATGTTGCGGGCGGCTTGCTGAGCGGCGTTGGACTCGGGGAATTTGAGGGCCAGTTGCTGGTACCACTCCTGGGCCTGATCGAGCTTGCCCTCCTGCAGCAAGGCGGTGACCACGCCCAGCATGGCCTTATCGCATTGGGACCCGTCAGGGAACTCCTTGAGGCAGCGCTCGAAGCTCTTGCGGGCCTTCTTGTTCTCGGCCATTTTGAGGTGGTTGAGGCCGATCCATATGCGCAGGTTCTCCTTCAATTCGGGCTTGGAATCGGCTTGCTTGCTCTTGACCGCCCGCTCCAGGTAGCGGTTGCTCAAGTCGACCACGCCCAAATCGCGATAGTACTGGCCGATTCGGGTCAGCGCTTGCAGGTCCTTGCCGTCCTTGTCCAGGATGGCCAGCCACTCGCTGATCTGGGAGAAATCTTCGGGGAAGGCCTCCATCATCGAGATCAGGCTGTTGGCGTGAAGATAGCCCTCGTGGCGGTTGATGGCGTTGCCCCAGGGGTCGGCAAAGACGATGGTGGGCAAGACATTGACTTGAAAGCGGCGGGCGGTACCGTTGTCCCGGTCCGTGTCCACCGAGATGAGGACGAATTTCTTGGAAAGCTCGACGACCTTGTCGTCAGGCCAGACCTCGCGTTCCATTTGCCGGCAGGGCGGACACCAATCGGCCCAGAACTCGATGATCACGGGACGGCCCAACTCCTTGGCCTGCTCAAGTCCCGTGCCGTAGTGGCGCACCCACTCCACCTCGCCGGAACCGGCCACCAGACTTGGCGGGAAAAGAGCGCAGAGGAGAAAGAGACAAAGAAGAGCAATGCGGGGGGTCATGTCGGACTCCTTCTTTGAATCAAGGCGTGATCCGTCAAAAACCAATCTTGATCTCAATCAGTATACCTGCCGTGCATGCTTTCACCAAATCAAAGACGCGCTGCGGCGACTCGCAGGCACAAAAAAAGGCCCCGGTCCCGTCGTGAACGGCCGGGGCCAAGGTGGTTCAATGTGGTGGCGAGGGGTTCCCCGCTCTTCCACGACGGAGACTCTGAGCACTAAGAGACAGGGCATTGTTGAGCGGCGTCTTCTCCTCTGTCGAGACAGTAATCGCCCGGCGTGGGACTGCAGTTGATACAGCAAGTTCCGTTTGCCTGACAGGCGCCTTGTCCGCCAGCGCAACCTAATTCATCGCAACCATCCGAATAGCAAGCGTTTTGGCCGCCGACCTGCGTAATGAGGCCTATCGTGCTCAGTAGCATTAGGGCCAGAATACAGAGTATGATTCTTTTCATTCTCTTACCTCCTATTGACTTGGGGCATTGATACTTATTTTGACAGTTTCATCCCAAAAATCCTTCTCGAGGCTCACGGCATCCCACGACAGTTCTGCTTGGTCGAGGTAGAATTCAATGAGGGACTTGTTGAAAGGCTGGCCCTTCAGTGAGCGAAGGGGCAAAAGCTCAGGGAGTTCGGGGGGAAAGATGACCTCTCCAACCTTGTACCTGGGGCCGCGCTCAACAACGATATCGAATTCGAACGAGGCCGTGGACCGGTTCTTTGCTACCTCAATCCCTCTTCGAAAGTCGAGAAAGCCTTGATCTCGATGGCTTCTTGCCATCTCGCTCAGAACGGACCTCAGCCGCGCGACGTCTGCGGGCATGCCGGGTTTCGAGGCCTCCTCCAGCGCCCGGACGATCTCCTCATCTTCCGCAAGTAGCGAAATGGAACCAAAGGTGTATTGCGGTCCTTCGGTAATCTGACAGGAGATGTGGACGGGGGCTCCAAGGGAGATGTCGATTTCAGTGAGCTGAAAATCGAGATACCCGTGCCTGTCGTAAAAGGTATCGAGGCCGGCCGAAACTAGCTTGGCCAATTCTTGCTCTTCCGGCATCTCAAAGGGCAGAGCGATCGAGGATGCCAGCACGTTGGCCGCGAAGCTGCGGTTTCCTCGGAAGGAGAAGACGTAACGGGCTCTTCTTGCCTGACCAGGCAAAAATCGCGCTTCCTTAGACGATCGTCTTTCGGAGTCGGTGGTTCCGGCCTCCGTAGAATCTTGGGCCGAGAAACCTCCTCGGGCAGGCCCCACCGCCTCGCGTTCGGTAGTCTCCCACTGAACGCCCTGATACTGGCGATAGATGACCAAGCCCAACATGAGGCACAGGACGACAAGGAATACGATCAGTACGGTGAGTCGCGGCCGATTCATGAACCTACCTGCACCCGAGTTTGGAGGTTGCGCCAACTTGGAGCAATGAAGTCGCCACCGAATGCGGACCCCAAAGAATCTCGAACTGAGCTGAAGATTCCTGCCCGGGAGTGAGCCGTAAGCGGAGTTCATCCTGAAACTCGGCGGTTGCGCGACTACTCATCGGGATGACAAGGGTCTCACCTTCTTCGGCCCGATACTCAATGCCCCTTCCGATCCGTGTGGCGAGAAGTGACCATTGGCCATCGCCGTCATGTCGTAGGGAAAGAAAATACACTCCGGGCTGTACAAGCACATCGGCGCCAAAAACGACGTCGCTGTTCACTTTCATCCTCGCCGGCATTCCCTTGCCGATCGACCAGACAAATCCTCTGGGGAGGACGTCCAAGTCGCGGTTGACAAATAGGGGTTTGGCGTAGTCAAGCCCTAAGATGAGTTGGCCGCACCTTTCCATGGACGTCCGTGCGCGCTTTCCTTCCACAATCGACGAGTACTCGAAATCGGCGGTCACTAGATCCTGATTCGATCCCACATGCGACCCTAGCGATGTCAATTCCTGTGAGAATCCGAATGACTGGTAACTGAGGAACCAGCCAGTCAGAACTATCGCGAGAAGTGAAATTCTCACCTTTCCTGTTTTGTACATATGTTTACTCCTTATTTATCTAGCCTTAGTTATAAAAATAGCATCGCATCTAAAACCAAAACCTGTCAACAACAATATGCTTCCTTCTTCTCATACAAAAATCGGATACGTGACAGCATGTGCGTGGCCAGGCGGCAGTTGTGCTGAAATCGCGAGAATGAGGAACGAACCGTCCAGCTGAAAGGCACAAAAAAAGGCCCCGGTCCGTCGTGAACGGCCGGGGCCAAGGTGGTTCAATGTGGTGGCGAGGGGTTCCCCGCAGGGGGGACTGCCCGTTAGCGCCACGCGCTAAAGGAGGCCTCTTACGAGGTCGCCACCTCCATCAAACTCCATAAATTACTGCTACTCACTAGATCACCTCCTTTCCGGGCGTTCCCACAATCGGCGGAACCCCTTTCCGCCCGGCCCCTCGACCGCCCGAGGTCGACCGGAACCGCCATCTCGGCGATGGACCTTGATACTTATTCTGCCTCTAACCTCTGACAAGTTCAAGCAAAAACCGCCTGAAACGACCTCGGGCTTGACCGGGCCTAGCCGCCGGTAGCGGTTTCGACTTTGTCCTTGCCCATCTCCTCTTCCTCGACAGGCTCAGGGCGCTCGATGTCCAGGTGCCGGTCGATCCAGCGCTCCTGGCGGCCTTGCAGGTCGATCACGTGGTTGGGCTCGCGGATGCCGTGACCCTCGCGCGGGTAGCGGACGAAGATCACTTCCTTGCCCATCTTCTTGAGCGCCGTGTAGTACTGCTCAGCCTGAGCGATGGGCACGCGCTGGTCGCGCTCTCCGTGAGTGATCATGAGAGGCGTGGTGACCTGGGAGGCGAACTCATAGGGCGACCACCTGGTGTAGACCTCCTTGCGGTCCCATCCGTGCCCTCCGAAGCCCCATTTCAGGTACTGGGGAATGTCGGTCTGGCCGTAGAAGCTGTACCAGTCGCTGATGGCGGCGTGTCCGATGGCGGCTTTGAAGCGGTCGGTCTGGGTGACGGCCCAGAAGGTGGTGAAGCCGCCGTAGCTGCCTCCCATAATGGCCATCTTGTCGGGATCGGCGATGCCCATCTCGATGACCTTGTCGACGCCCTTCATGTCGTCGG
The nucleotide sequence above comes from Acidobacteriota bacterium. Encoded proteins:
- a CDS encoding thioredoxin family protein: MTPRIALLCLFLLCALFPPSLVAGSGEVEWVRHYGTGLEQAKELGRPVIIEFWADWCPPCRQMEREVWPDDKVVELSKKFVLISVDTDRDNGTARRFQVNVLPTIVFADPWGNAINRHEGYLHANSLISMMEAFPEDFSQISEWLAILDKDGKDLQALTRIGQYYRDLGVVDLSNRYLERAVKSKQADSKPELKENLRIWIGLNHLKMAENKKARKSFERCLKEFPDGSQCDKAMLGVVTALLQEGKLDQAQEWYQQLALKFPESNAAQQAARNIEMVRGR
- a CDS encoding DUF2911 domain-containing protein, whose protein sequence is MYKTGKVRISLLAIVLTGWFLSYQSFGFSQELTSLGSHVGSNQDLVTADFEYSSIVEGKRARTSMERCGQLILGLDYAKPLFVNRDLDVLPRGFVWSIGKGMPARMKVNSDVVFGADVLVQPGVYFLSLRHDGDGQWSLLATRIGRGIEYRAEEGETLVIPMSSRATAEFQDELRLRLTPGQESSAQFEILWGPHSVATSLLQVGATSKLGCR